A region from the Oryzias latipes chromosome 20, ASM223467v1 genome encodes:
- the zbtb47 gene encoding zinc finger and BTB domain-containing protein 47 isoform X1, translating into MLIVEKTTDFPSAEFSLVEDVALHFTCLMDRLNEQRLFQPDLCDVDIVLVRQHSTFPAHKGVLAAYSPFFHSLFAQSKQLQRVDLSLDALTSQGLQQILNFIYTSKLLVSSCTVRDVLNAATLLQMTDIAASCRDLISSHSLRTPCTDMVSQEEVGSSDPTALMMPPSQLYREIKQESEVGRVYKREGSTPLTVRVEDAAKTTPQIKQYYQEEECAGGGASSGVVTLCKVEGNGDDSKTADGHTSFNRDQIIVEVNLNNQTLNVSKGSEGKSNPAAEGMFRHRRASKPDSEADEENEGGSEVGEEDEEDLKKGDIARQSCEEEDEEEEEDEEEEENTLNIPGLEHPAMLDRPRRGSRAVGMAGSTAAMRQTLAEASMANQRHGGRRMLEAEGPGQKVRLEEKQHFPCKKCPRIFNNRWYLEKHMNVTHNRMQICNNCGKRFLLESELLLHQQTDCEKSIQCVTCGKAFKKLWSLHEHNKIVHGYAEKKFSCEICEKKFYTMAHVRKHMVAHTKDMPFTCETCGKSFKRSMSLKVHSLQHSGEKPFKCENCSERFQYKYQLRSHMSIHIGHKQFMCQWCGKDFNMKQYFDEHMKTHTGEKPYICEICGKSFTSRPNMKRHRRTHTGEKPYPCEVCGQRFRFSNMLKAHREKCFHVSSPMVTDCNDPLGLDRTLASPAVDNSCHLGTATTPTTAGQSPQPLHSTQMSFPLLHSIRGLPPTSHLPPPPPLFSSGGLTAGKRFAQMENSELLL; encoded by the exons ctCATAGTGGAGAAGACCACAGATTTCCCCTCTGCTGAGTTCTCTCTGGTGGAGGATGTAGCTCTGCACTTTACCTGTTTGATGGACAGGCTGAATGAGCAGCGCCTCTTCCAACCTGACCTGTGTGATGTCGACATTGTTCTGGTGCGCCAGCACAGCACCTTTCCGGCTCACAAGGGCGTTCTGGCAGCCTACAGCCCTTTCTTCCACTCTCTTTTTGCccaaagcaaacagctgcagcgCGTGGACCTGTCTCTGGACGCCCTGACATCCCAGGGCCTGCAGCAGATCCTCAACTTCATTTACACCTCCAAGCTTCTGGTCAGCAGCTGCACCGTCCGCGATGTGCTCAATGCCGCCACCCTGCTCCAGATGACTGACATTGCAGCCTCCTGCCGGGACCTCATCAGCAGCCACTCGCTTAGAACCCCTTGCACAGATATGGTCAGTCAGGAAGAGGTTGGCAGCAGTGACCCTACTGCTCTGATGATGCCCCCCAGCCAGCTGTACAGGGAGATCAAACAAGAATCAGAGGTTGGTAGAGTGTACAAAAGAGAAGGCAGCACGCCGTTGACAGTCAGAGTGGAGGATGCAGCCAAGACAACTCCTCAGATAAAGCAATACTACCAGGAAGAGGAGTGTGCAGGAGGCGGAGCCAGCTCGGGCGTGGTCACTTTGTGTAAAGTGGAGGGCAACGGGGACGATTCAAAGACAGCTGATGGCCACACATCCTTCAACAGAGACCAGATCATCGTGGAAGTCAACCTCAACAACCAAACGCTTAATGTGTCAAAGGGGTCAGAGGGCAAATCGAACCCAGCTGCAGAGGGGATGTTCCGCCATCGACGTGCCAGCAAGCCTGACTCAGAGGCTGATGAGGAGAATGAAGGAGGGAGTGAAGTTGGTGAAGAAGACGAGGAGGATCTAAAGAAGGGTGACATAGCAAGGCAAAGCTGtgaggaggaagacgaggaggaggaggaggatgaagaagaggaggagaacactTTGAACATTCCAGGTTTGGAGCATCCAGCCATGCTTGATCGGCCTCGCCGAGGCAGCAGAGCAGTAGGTATGGCGGGCTCCACTGCGGCTATGCGGCAGACGCTCGCAGAGGCCTCGATGGCCAACCAGCGGCATGGCGGGAGGAGGATGCTGGAGGCAGAGGGCCCTGGCCAGAAGGtgaggctggaggagaagcAGCACTTCCCATGTAAGAAATGCCCTCGCATCTTCAATAATCGCTGGTACCTGGAAAAACACATGAACGTCACCCACAACCGCATGCAGATCTGCAACAACTGCGGGAAGCGCTTTCTTTTAGAGagtgagctgctgctgcaccaACAGACCGACTGCGAGAAGAGCATCCAG tGTGTCACGTGTGGAAAGGCATTCAAGAAGCTGTGGTCGTTGCACGAGCACAACAAGATCGTCCACGGATATGCAGAAAAGAAGTTCTCATGCGAGATCTGTGAGAAGAAATTTTACACTATGGCTCATGTCAGGAAGCACATGGTTG CACATACGAAGGACATGCCATTCACCTGTGAGACGTGTGGGAAGTCGTTCAAGCGAAGCATGTCCCTGAAGGTTCACTCACTGCAGCACTCTGGAGAGAAACCCTTCAAGTGTGAG AACTGCAGCGAGCGTTTCCAGTACAAATACCAGCTGCGCTCCCACATGAGCATCCACATCGGACACAAGCAGTTCATGTGCCAGTGGTGTGGAAAGGATTTCAACATGAAGCAGTACTTCGATGAACACATGAAGACACACACTG GAGAGAAGCCGTACATCTGTGAGATCTGTGGGAAGAGCTTCACGAGCCGGCCCAACATGAAGCGTCACCGGCGCACCCACACTGGAGAGAAGCCGTATCCCTGTGAGGTGTGCGGCCAGCGCTTCCGCTTCTCAAACATGCTGAAGGCCCACAGGGAGAAATGCTTCCATGTCAGCAGCCCCATGGTCACCGACTGCAACGACCCTCTTGGGCTGGACCGGACTCTGGCCTCCCCTGCCGTGGACAATTCCTGTCATTTGGGGACAGCAACAACCCCAACCACTGCCGGCCAAAGCCCACAACCCCTCCACAGCACCCAGATGTCTTTCCCCCTGCTGCACTCCATCAGAGGCTTACCGCCAACCTCACACTTACCCCCGCCACCTCCATTGTTCTCATCAG GGGGACTCACAGCGGGAAAGAGATTTGCACAGATGGAGAACTcagaactgctgctctga
- the zbtb47 gene encoding zinc finger and BTB domain-containing protein 47 isoform X2, producing the protein MLIVEKTTDFPSAEFSLVEDVALHFTCLMDRLNEQRLFQPDLCDVDIVLVRQHSTFPAHKGVLAAYSPFFHSLFAQSKQLQRVDLSLDALTSQGLQQILNFIYTSKLLVSSCTVRDVLNAATLLQMTDIAASCRDLISSHSLRTPCTDMVSQEEVGSSDPTALMMPPSQLYREIKQESEVGRVYKREGSTPLTVRVEDAAKTTPQIKQYYQEEECAGGGASSGVVTLCKVEGNGDDSKTADGHTSFNRDQIIVEVNLNNQTLNVSKGSEGKSNPAAEGMFRHRRASKPDSEADEENEGGSEVGEEDEEDLKKGDIARQSCEEEDEEEEEDEEEEENTLNIPGLEHPAMLDRPRRGSRAVGMAGSTAAMRQTLAEASMANQRHGGRRMLEAEGPGQKVRLEEKQHFPCKKCPRIFNNRWYLEKHMNVTHNRMQICNNCGKRFLLESELLLHQQTDCEKSIQCVTCGKAFKKLWSLHEHNKIVHGYAEKKFSCEISHTKDMPFTCETCGKSFKRSMSLKVHSLQHSGEKPFKCENCSERFQYKYQLRSHMSIHIGHKQFMCQWCGKDFNMKQYFDEHMKTHTGEKPYICEICGKSFTSRPNMKRHRRTHTGEKPYPCEVCGQRFRFSNMLKAHREKCFHVSSPMVTDCNDPLGLDRTLASPAVDNSCHLGTATTPTTAGQSPQPLHSTQMSFPLLHSIRGLPPTSHLPPPPPLFSSGGLTAGKRFAQMENSELLL; encoded by the exons ctCATAGTGGAGAAGACCACAGATTTCCCCTCTGCTGAGTTCTCTCTGGTGGAGGATGTAGCTCTGCACTTTACCTGTTTGATGGACAGGCTGAATGAGCAGCGCCTCTTCCAACCTGACCTGTGTGATGTCGACATTGTTCTGGTGCGCCAGCACAGCACCTTTCCGGCTCACAAGGGCGTTCTGGCAGCCTACAGCCCTTTCTTCCACTCTCTTTTTGCccaaagcaaacagctgcagcgCGTGGACCTGTCTCTGGACGCCCTGACATCCCAGGGCCTGCAGCAGATCCTCAACTTCATTTACACCTCCAAGCTTCTGGTCAGCAGCTGCACCGTCCGCGATGTGCTCAATGCCGCCACCCTGCTCCAGATGACTGACATTGCAGCCTCCTGCCGGGACCTCATCAGCAGCCACTCGCTTAGAACCCCTTGCACAGATATGGTCAGTCAGGAAGAGGTTGGCAGCAGTGACCCTACTGCTCTGATGATGCCCCCCAGCCAGCTGTACAGGGAGATCAAACAAGAATCAGAGGTTGGTAGAGTGTACAAAAGAGAAGGCAGCACGCCGTTGACAGTCAGAGTGGAGGATGCAGCCAAGACAACTCCTCAGATAAAGCAATACTACCAGGAAGAGGAGTGTGCAGGAGGCGGAGCCAGCTCGGGCGTGGTCACTTTGTGTAAAGTGGAGGGCAACGGGGACGATTCAAAGACAGCTGATGGCCACACATCCTTCAACAGAGACCAGATCATCGTGGAAGTCAACCTCAACAACCAAACGCTTAATGTGTCAAAGGGGTCAGAGGGCAAATCGAACCCAGCTGCAGAGGGGATGTTCCGCCATCGACGTGCCAGCAAGCCTGACTCAGAGGCTGATGAGGAGAATGAAGGAGGGAGTGAAGTTGGTGAAGAAGACGAGGAGGATCTAAAGAAGGGTGACATAGCAAGGCAAAGCTGtgaggaggaagacgaggaggaggaggaggatgaagaagaggaggagaacactTTGAACATTCCAGGTTTGGAGCATCCAGCCATGCTTGATCGGCCTCGCCGAGGCAGCAGAGCAGTAGGTATGGCGGGCTCCACTGCGGCTATGCGGCAGACGCTCGCAGAGGCCTCGATGGCCAACCAGCGGCATGGCGGGAGGAGGATGCTGGAGGCAGAGGGCCCTGGCCAGAAGGtgaggctggaggagaagcAGCACTTCCCATGTAAGAAATGCCCTCGCATCTTCAATAATCGCTGGTACCTGGAAAAACACATGAACGTCACCCACAACCGCATGCAGATCTGCAACAACTGCGGGAAGCGCTTTCTTTTAGAGagtgagctgctgctgcaccaACAGACCGACTGCGAGAAGAGCATCCAG tGTGTCACGTGTGGAAAGGCATTCAAGAAGCTGTGGTCGTTGCACGAGCACAACAAGATCGTCCACGGATATGCAGAAAAGAAGTTCTCATGCGAGATCT CACATACGAAGGACATGCCATTCACCTGTGAGACGTGTGGGAAGTCGTTCAAGCGAAGCATGTCCCTGAAGGTTCACTCACTGCAGCACTCTGGAGAGAAACCCTTCAAGTGTGAG AACTGCAGCGAGCGTTTCCAGTACAAATACCAGCTGCGCTCCCACATGAGCATCCACATCGGACACAAGCAGTTCATGTGCCAGTGGTGTGGAAAGGATTTCAACATGAAGCAGTACTTCGATGAACACATGAAGACACACACTG GAGAGAAGCCGTACATCTGTGAGATCTGTGGGAAGAGCTTCACGAGCCGGCCCAACATGAAGCGTCACCGGCGCACCCACACTGGAGAGAAGCCGTATCCCTGTGAGGTGTGCGGCCAGCGCTTCCGCTTCTCAAACATGCTGAAGGCCCACAGGGAGAAATGCTTCCATGTCAGCAGCCCCATGGTCACCGACTGCAACGACCCTCTTGGGCTGGACCGGACTCTGGCCTCCCCTGCCGTGGACAATTCCTGTCATTTGGGGACAGCAACAACCCCAACCACTGCCGGCCAAAGCCCACAACCCCTCCACAGCACCCAGATGTCTTTCCCCCTGCTGCACTCCATCAGAGGCTTACCGCCAACCTCACACTTACCCCCGCCACCTCCATTGTTCTCATCAG GGGGACTCACAGCGGGAAAGAGATTTGCACAGATGGAGAACTcagaactgctgctctga